ACAAAAGCTTTGCCCGTAGCATAAACATTATCGAGAATGGCAATGTAGCCTTGCTCTCCCACCTCAGGAACCGTCTCTGCCAGCGTACGGCCGATAAACTCCCGGTTAGGCCACAGCCGCTGAAAATGGGGGTTCACGAGCGTAAACCGATGCTCAGGGCCTTTCATGATGGCAAACACGGCAGGGGTCTGCATCACTATTCTTTCTAAAGTTAGGCGCTCAGCCTCGGCTTTCTGGTAGGCCGCAGCCACCTGATCAGAGAGTGCCGCCATCTGCTCGTTGGAGGCCAGCAATTCCGCTACCATCAACTTAGTGTCATGTATGTCGGCGGTGCTGCCAATCCGCATCACCAGCTTCTGCTTCTCATCCAGCATGGGCTGGCTCTTGATCAGGTGCCAACGGTAGCGCCCATCTTTTCCCTTTACCCGGGCCTCCACCTGGTACTCGCCGTTGTTTTGAAGCGCCACGTTCACCTGCCGCATCATCCCTTCCAGGTCATCCGGGTGAATCACTTTCTTCCAGGCATTGCCCAGCAACTCCTCAAAGGCAAGGCCGGTATAATTCAGCCATCGCTGATTCACAAAATTTACCTGCCCGGCACCATCGGCCGTGTGAATGAGTTGGGCCACCATGTCCGTCATAAACCGGAACTTATCTTCGCTTGCCTCTTGGGCGCGCTTAGCCAGTTCCCGCTCGGTTACATCATCTGTTTTCTGGATCAGGTATTTCACCTGCCCCTGCGCATCGAGCACCGGTGTATGCGATGCCTCCCAATACCGCTCCTCAAAGGAGCCGTCGGGCCGTTTAAGGTCATAGCGCAACAGTGCCAGATAATCAACCTTCTTTGTCTGCAGGGCCCTGTCCAGCGATTTCTTCACCGGGTTCTCTTCGTAGGGTATATCCTTTTCGGGAAATGCATCCAGTATAAATCTGAGCCCAACAATATCGTCCCGCTCGCGCATAGTCACGCGGAGGTAGGCATCTGTCGCAGCCAGTATGGTATAATCAGGTTCTGGTGCCAGTATGACCAAGGTATCTGGAACACTCGCGAACAGCTCTTCAAAATTCATAAGATTCAGGCTTGCGTACGAATAAGCGACGGTATTTGCGTTGATAGAAACCTTCGGGAAAACCCGAAAGATCAAACAAACACCAGCGCGTAAGTTGTGCTTGCAATAAGTGTGTAAAGGTACAGCAGATATTTTACTTTATGCCTGCCGCTTTTGTTTTGATGAAAGCCCCAACGCAATACATTCTCCGCGAAAGCAAGCATAAAAAAACCGTACGCACCCACACCAAAAGGTAAGGATGCGTACGGCAAGTATAGGGAGCGGCAAAAATCTTTCGCC
Above is a window of Pontibacter akesuensis DNA encoding:
- a CDS encoding PAS domain-containing protein — protein: MNFEELFASVPDTLVILAPEPDYTILAATDAYLRVTMRERDDIVGLRFILDAFPEKDIPYEENPVKKSLDRALQTKKVDYLALLRYDLKRPDGSFEERYWEASHTPVLDAQGQVKYLIQKTDDVTERELAKRAQEASEDKFRFMTDMVAQLIHTADGAGQVNFVNQRWLNYTGLAFEELLGNAWKKVIHPDDLEGMMRQVNVALQNNGEYQVEARVKGKDGRYRWHLIKSQPMLDEKQKLVMRIGSTADIHDTKLMVAELLASNEQMAALSDQVAAAYQKAEAERLTLERIVMQTPAVFAIMKGPEHRFTLVNPHFQRLWPNREFIGRTLAETVPEVGEQGYIAILDNVYATGKAFVADEISVWMDWEATGKEEERFFTTTYQPLLEEGKITGIIVFGYEVTERVLLRRQLNQRDTQNA